In the genome of Candidatus Nanopelagicales bacterium, one region contains:
- a CDS encoding TIGR03618 family F420-dependent PPOX class oxidoreductase, with protein sequence MANERADIAMTEDEVRGFLAAGRTLVLVTIGPDGVPDPVPMWFVLDDDGDVWMRTYAASQKVVNLRRDPRVAVLVETGDRYVELRGVQVTGRIELVDDVDRICAVFADLMVKYEGVDPAHRAAVMEGYRAKAAKQVALRLVPERVVSWDHRKQAAVRAAPAG encoded by the coding sequence ATGGCGAACGAGCGGGCCGACATCGCGATGACCGAGGACGAGGTCCGCGGGTTCCTGGCGGCCGGCCGGACCCTGGTTCTGGTCACGATCGGCCCGGACGGCGTGCCCGACCCGGTGCCGATGTGGTTCGTGCTCGATGACGACGGAGACGTGTGGATGCGCACGTACGCCGCGTCGCAGAAGGTGGTCAACCTCCGCCGGGACCCCCGGGTGGCCGTCCTGGTCGAGACCGGCGACCGCTACGTGGAACTGCGCGGGGTCCAGGTGACCGGCCGGATCGAGCTCGTCGACGACGTGGACCGCATCTGCGCGGTCTTCGCCGACCTGATGGTCAAGTACGAGGGGGTCGACCCGGCGCACCGGGCCGCGGTGATGGAGGGCTACCGGGCGAAGGCCGCCAAGCAGGTCGCCCTGCGGCTGGTGCCCGAGCGGGTCGTGTCCTGGGACCACCGCAAGCAGGCCGCCGTCCGCGCGGCCCCGGCCGGGTGA
- a CDS encoding lycopene cyclase domain-containing protein — MSGPGQLAYLGVLAFVLIGTGWLEVVLRTRVYRRWKRLLLSVLPAAAVFVVWDLYAIASAHWDFDPRWTTGVLLPGSLPLDELLFFLVIPIASVLTLEAVRSVKRWPAGDEAPGDADEGSR; from the coding sequence GTGTCAGGTCCGGGACAGCTCGCCTACCTGGGCGTGCTCGCGTTCGTGCTGATCGGGACCGGGTGGCTCGAGGTCGTGCTGCGGACCCGTGTCTACCGGCGCTGGAAGCGCCTGCTGCTGTCCGTGCTGCCCGCCGCCGCGGTGTTCGTGGTGTGGGACCTGTACGCCATCGCGTCGGCGCACTGGGACTTCGACCCCCGTTGGACCACCGGGGTGCTGCTGCCCGGGTCGCTGCCGCTGGACGAGCTGCTGTTCTTCCTGGTGATCCCCATCGCCTCGGTGCTCACGCTGGAGGCCGTCCGCTCGGTGAAGCGCTGGCCGGCCGGGGACGAGGCCCCGGGCGACGCCGACGAGGGGTCGCGGTGA
- a CDS encoding lycopene cyclase domain-containing protein, producing MTYTQLALLGVAVVAVLDLAVFRTTLLRRKVFWTAYAIIVFFQLLTNGVLTGFRIVRYDGDAILGSSTPVDGPPPFLGDGRIAYAPVEDLLFGFALVLLTLVLWVWWGRRGVQRTPSAGPPRWWLRRGPLAGPDEGSGAGQASGADGTG from the coding sequence GTGACCTACACCCAGCTCGCCCTGCTCGGGGTCGCCGTCGTGGCGGTCCTCGACCTGGCCGTGTTCCGGACGACACTGTTGCGTCGCAAGGTGTTCTGGACGGCGTACGCCATCATCGTCTTCTTCCAGCTGCTGACCAACGGCGTGCTCACTGGCTTCCGGATCGTGCGGTACGACGGCGACGCGATCCTCGGGTCGTCCACGCCGGTGGACGGTCCGCCGCCGTTCCTCGGGGACGGCCGGATCGCGTACGCGCCGGTCGAGGACCTGCTGTTCGGGTTCGCGCTGGTCCTGCTGACCCTGGTGCTGTGGGTGTGGTGGGGGCGCCGGGGGGTGCAGCGCACGCCGTCCGCCGGACCGCCGCGCTGGTGGCTGCGTCGCGGCCCGCTGGCGGGCCCGGACGAGGGGTCGGGGGCGGGTCAGGCCTCCGGCGCCGACGGCACCGGCTGA
- a CDS encoding phytoene/squalene synthase family protein — MSGRELDAAGITDPALRASYERCRELNAQHGKTYYLATLLLPAGKRPYVHALYGFARYADEIVDDLASTLTAQEKADWLGRWGDEFLADVRRGRSDDPVAKAVVDTVLRWEIPREHFEAFLHSMRMDLTVTEYPTYDDLFEYVYGSAAVIGLQMVPVLEPSDPQAYPRAMDLGVAFQLANFIRDVGEDLDRGRVYLPLEDLDRFGVTRADLERRVVTPEIRAVLQFEIARVRQLQQRAEPGIALLHPSSQPCIRAADVLYCGIVEAVEDIDYQVFDRRATVSTGRRLAVALPAWARAVAARRRVGPGHVEGLQPVPSAPEA; from the coding sequence GTGAGCGGACGCGAGCTGGATGCGGCGGGGATCACCGACCCCGCCCTGCGCGCGTCCTACGAGCGCTGCCGCGAGCTCAACGCCCAGCACGGCAAGACCTACTACCTGGCCACCCTGCTGCTACCCGCCGGCAAGCGGCCGTACGTCCACGCGCTGTACGGGTTCGCCCGCTACGCCGACGAGATCGTCGACGACCTGGCCTCCACGCTCACCGCACAGGAGAAGGCGGACTGGCTCGGCCGCTGGGGCGACGAGTTCCTCGCGGACGTGCGGCGCGGAAGGTCCGACGACCCGGTCGCCAAGGCGGTCGTCGACACGGTGCTGCGCTGGGAGATCCCGCGGGAGCACTTCGAGGCGTTCCTGCACTCGATGCGGATGGACCTGACCGTCACCGAGTACCCCACGTACGACGACCTGTTCGAGTACGTGTACGGGTCCGCGGCGGTGATCGGGCTGCAGATGGTGCCCGTCCTGGAGCCGTCGGACCCGCAGGCCTATCCGCGGGCGATGGACCTCGGGGTGGCGTTCCAGCTGGCCAACTTCATCCGGGACGTCGGTGAGGACCTCGACCGCGGCCGGGTCTACCTGCCGCTGGAGGACCTCGACCGGTTCGGCGTCACCCGGGCCGACCTGGAGCGACGGGTCGTCACGCCCGAGATCCGCGCGGTGCTGCAGTTCGAGATCGCCCGCGTCCGGCAGCTGCAGCAGCGGGCCGAGCCGGGGATCGCCCTGCTGCACCCCTCGTCGCAGCCGTGCATCCGCGCCGCCGACGTCCTGTACTGCGGGATCGTGGAGGCCGTGGAGGACATCGACTACCAGGTGTTCGACCGGCGGGCGACGGTGTCGACCGGGCGCCGCCTGGCCGTGGCGCTGCCCGCCTGGGCCCGCGCCGTCGCCGCCCGGCGCCGGGTCGGCCCCGGCCACGTCGAGGGGCTTCAGCCGGTGCCGTCGGCGCCGGAGGCCTGA
- a CDS encoding ribonuclease domain-containing protein, translated as MPTVARPTAPRPRSRRLRALLALVLGLAVLSGLLGGCAAAGGATSTSSAPATDGAVTGSAELAPAEATTNLPVVRVDRLPPEAVDTLVLIEAGGPFPYDKDGSVFGNREGLLPPQPNGFYREYTVVTPGSSDRGARRIVGGDDGSRFWTEDHYASFEEIVQ; from the coding sequence GTGCCGACCGTCGCGCGCCCGACCGCGCCCCGCCCCCGGTCCCGGCGACTGCGTGCCCTCCTGGCCCTGGTGCTCGGGCTGGCGGTCCTGTCCGGGCTCCTCGGCGGCTGCGCGGCAGCGGGCGGAGCGACGAGCACGTCGTCGGCCCCCGCCACCGACGGCGCGGTCACCGGATCGGCCGAGCTCGCGCCGGCCGAGGCCACCACGAACCTGCCGGTGGTGCGGGTGGACCGGCTGCCGCCCGAGGCCGTGGACACCCTGGTCCTGATCGAGGCCGGCGGCCCGTTCCCGTACGACAAGGACGGGAGCGTGTTCGGCAACCGGGAGGGGCTGCTCCCCCCGCAGCCGAACGGGTTCTACCGCGAGTACACCGTGGTCACGCCCGGGTCGTCCGACCGCGGCGCCCGCCGCATCGTCGGCGGCGACGACGGCTCCCGGTTCTGGACCGAGGACCACTACGCGTCGTTCGAGGAGATCGTGCAGTGA
- a CDS encoding barstar family protein: MNEEERWLLAAIGRGDLDGVRRWVTRADGLDLSAEVESVADDTDWRVVELATEEADGKEGFLEACADAFALPDWFGMNWDALEECLRDLDLTGVSGVLVVWTGWEELAEGAPETVATAVDVLRSAVRSWVDDGSPGAVLLAGPAEEDEPAVIRGLPPLSAD, from the coding sequence GTGAACGAGGAGGAGCGCTGGTTGCTGGCGGCGATCGGACGCGGTGACCTCGACGGCGTACGCCGTTGGGTGACCCGCGCCGACGGCCTGGACCTGTCGGCGGAGGTCGAGTCGGTCGCGGACGACACCGACTGGCGGGTGGTCGAGCTGGCGACCGAGGAGGCCGACGGGAAGGAGGGCTTCCTGGAGGCGTGCGCGGACGCGTTCGCACTGCCGGACTGGTTCGGCATGAACTGGGACGCCCTGGAGGAGTGCCTGCGCGACCTCGACCTCACCGGCGTCAGCGGGGTGCTGGTGGTGTGGACCGGCTGGGAGGAGCTGGCCGAGGGGGCGCCGGAGACCGTGGCGACTGCGGTGGACGTGCTGCGGTCGGCGGTCCGCTCGTGGGTCGACGATGGCTCCCCGGGGGCGGTCCTGCTGGCCGGACCGGCGGAGGAGGACGAGCCCGCGGTGATCCGGGGACTGCCCCCGCTGTCGGCGGACTAG
- the mptB gene encoding polyprenol phosphomannose-dependent alpha 1,6 mannosyltransferase MptB: MTPDRRGGIAGTGITLAFLLRYALPGFAGTALVAVGSLGVGWLPLTTDLLDWPVVDVLRASTAGLLISRGLIFVGIALLLQAWLVLGYDLLSGVRHGVVEVGTVLVAWCLPLVAAPPLFSRDMYSYYAQGKLMAAGFDPYASGVAVIPGWFQDGVDPMWSETPTPYGPLFLLIERGVANFAQGQPFLAVLVFRVVALVGVALLAVYVPRLAFLHGIDPSKAMWLGVLNPLVVMHFVAGGHNDALMAGLVVAGLAVAAERHPIWGAVLVAMAASVKPIALLALPFVGLLWAGARAGWGRRIVSWVWTVLVAGAAFAATALVAGVGFGWVNALGTPGEVRTWLSPPTALGMALGKTLEWFGVTGAEDLLVGVFRLIGTAAALVVVAWLCLRPEGRSPVRGAALAFLAVVVLGPVVQPWYLLWFLPLFAATGLGRRELRWTILLTAAFAVHGMSESSSTSDTLLELTDGISIVAAFAIVGVVLLASPRERRLVLGEAVSHGLHPEDPPGEARARQMLVSGPART, from the coding sequence GTGACGCCCGACCGTCGGGGCGGGATCGCGGGCACCGGCATCACGCTCGCCTTCCTGCTGCGGTACGCCCTCCCCGGGTTCGCCGGGACCGCGCTGGTCGCGGTGGGCTCCCTCGGCGTCGGCTGGCTCCCGCTCACCACCGACCTGCTGGACTGGCCGGTGGTCGACGTGCTGCGGGCATCGACCGCGGGGCTGCTCATCTCGCGCGGCCTGATCTTCGTCGGGATCGCCCTGCTGCTGCAGGCCTGGCTGGTCCTCGGCTACGACCTGCTGTCCGGCGTCCGGCACGGCGTGGTCGAGGTGGGCACGGTCCTGGTCGCGTGGTGCCTGCCGCTGGTGGCCGCACCGCCGCTGTTCAGCCGGGACATGTACTCCTACTACGCGCAGGGCAAGCTGATGGCGGCCGGGTTCGACCCGTACGCCAGCGGCGTCGCGGTCATCCCCGGCTGGTTCCAGGACGGCGTCGACCCGATGTGGTCGGAGACGCCCACCCCGTACGGCCCGCTGTTCCTGCTGATCGAGCGCGGGGTGGCGAACTTCGCCCAGGGCCAGCCCTTCCTGGCCGTCCTGGTCTTCCGGGTCGTGGCGCTGGTCGGGGTGGCGCTGCTGGCGGTGTACGTGCCGCGGCTGGCGTTCCTGCACGGCATCGACCCGTCCAAGGCGATGTGGCTCGGCGTGCTGAACCCGCTGGTCGTCATGCACTTCGTCGCCGGAGGGCACAACGACGCGCTCATGGCCGGGCTGGTCGTCGCCGGTCTCGCCGTCGCGGCCGAGCGCCACCCCATCTGGGGTGCGGTGCTCGTGGCGATGGCGGCGTCGGTCAAGCCGATCGCGCTGCTGGCGCTGCCGTTCGTCGGCCTGCTGTGGGCCGGTGCCCGGGCGGGCTGGGGCCGGCGCATCGTCTCGTGGGTCTGGACGGTCCTCGTCGCGGGCGCGGCGTTCGCCGCCACGGCCCTGGTGGCCGGCGTCGGCTTCGGGTGGGTCAACGCCCTCGGCACGCCCGGCGAGGTGCGGACCTGGCTGTCGCCGCCGACGGCGCTGGGGATGGCGCTGGGCAAGACGCTGGAGTGGTTCGGTGTCACCGGGGCGGAGGACCTTCTGGTCGGGGTGTTCCGGCTGATCGGGACCGCGGCGGCACTGGTCGTGGTCGCCTGGCTGTGCCTGCGGCCGGAGGGCCGCAGCCCGGTGCGCGGGGCCGCGCTGGCGTTCCTGGCCGTCGTCGTGCTCGGGCCGGTCGTGCAGCCGTGGTACCTGCTGTGGTTCCTGCCGCTGTTCGCCGCCACCGGGCTCGGCCGGCGCGAGCTGCGCTGGACGATCCTGCTGACGGCCGCCTTCGCAGTGCACGGCATGTCGGAGTCGAGCTCGACGTCGGACACGCTGCTGGAGCTCACCGACGGGATCTCGATCGTGGCCGCGTTCGCGATCGTGGGCGTCGTGCTGCTCGCCAGCCCGCGCGAGCGGCGGCTCGTGCTGGGCGAGGCGGTCAGCCACGGCCTACACCCGGAGGACCCGCCGGGCGAGGCCCGGGCCCGGCAGATGCTGGTGAGCGGGCCCGCCCGGACCTAG
- the crtI gene encoding phytoene desaturase family protein, with amino-acid sequence MAPDLRRWLPGGSPRTVTGPTEHVVVVGAGLAGLSAAMRLAGAGREVTVLEREAVPGGRAGRISDSGFEFDTGPTVLTMPDLIADAFDSVGESMADWLTLDPVSPLYRAYYPDGSQLDVHSDVDAMADEIAEVIGPDEAAGYRRYVDFVSQLYRFEMKDFIDRNIDSPLDLVTPDLARLVALGGFRKLAPKVRQYLKDPRTERVFSFQAMYAGLSPYDALAIYAVIAYMDSVAGVFFPRGGMHAVPTAMAAAAEKHGVRFRYSTTVTRVETEGDRAVAVHTADGDRIPADVVVLNPDLPVAYRDLLGRSPWSVRRLDYSPSCFLLLAGSSASYSRIAHHNIHFGRSWQGVFRELIDEQRLMSDPSLLVTNPSHSDPSLAPEGKHVYYVLFPTPHTGAPIDWRREGPRYRDEVVRVLEERGYVGFGDGIEVEHVTTPLDWEARGMAYGAPFASAHSFLQTGPFRPGNLWGQNVVFTGSGTQPGVGVPMVLVSGRLAAERVTGRDPSYRSRAARW; translated from the coding sequence ATGGCACCGGATCTGCGCCGCTGGCTGCCCGGCGGCTCCCCCCGAACCGTCACCGGACCGACCGAGCACGTCGTCGTCGTGGGCGCTGGCCTGGCCGGACTCTCCGCGGCCATGCGGCTGGCCGGCGCCGGCCGCGAGGTCACCGTGCTGGAGCGCGAAGCCGTTCCGGGTGGCCGGGCCGGGCGGATCTCCGACTCCGGCTTCGAGTTCGACACCGGCCCGACCGTGCTCACGATGCCGGACCTGATCGCGGACGCGTTCGACAGCGTCGGCGAGTCGATGGCGGACTGGCTGACGCTGGACCCGGTGAGCCCGCTGTACCGCGCGTACTACCCGGACGGCTCCCAGCTCGACGTGCACAGCGACGTCGACGCGATGGCGGACGAGATCGCCGAGGTCATCGGCCCGGACGAGGCCGCCGGCTACCGCCGCTATGTCGATTTCGTCTCGCAGCTGTACCGCTTCGAGATGAAGGACTTCATCGACCGCAACATCGACTCCCCGCTGGACCTGGTGACCCCGGACCTGGCGCGCCTGGTGGCACTGGGCGGGTTCCGCAAGCTGGCCCCGAAGGTGCGGCAGTACCTCAAGGACCCGCGCACCGAGCGCGTGTTCTCGTTCCAGGCCATGTACGCCGGTCTGTCGCCGTACGACGCCCTCGCGATCTACGCGGTCATCGCGTACATGGACTCCGTCGCCGGGGTGTTCTTCCCCCGCGGCGGGATGCACGCGGTCCCCACCGCGATGGCCGCGGCCGCGGAGAAGCACGGCGTGCGGTTCCGCTACTCCACCACCGTGACCCGGGTGGAGACCGAGGGCGACCGAGCGGTCGCGGTCCACACCGCCGACGGGGACCGGATCCCCGCGGACGTGGTGGTGCTCAACCCGGACCTGCCGGTCGCCTACCGCGACCTGCTCGGCCGATCCCCGTGGTCGGTGCGCCGGCTGGACTACTCCCCCTCGTGCTTCCTGCTGCTGGCCGGCTCGTCGGCGTCGTACTCGCGGATCGCCCACCACAACATCCACTTCGGCCGGTCGTGGCAGGGGGTCTTCCGCGAGCTCATCGACGAGCAGCGACTGATGTCCGACCCCAGCCTGCTGGTCACCAACCCCTCGCACTCCGACCCGTCGCTGGCGCCCGAGGGCAAGCACGTCTACTACGTGCTGTTCCCCACCCCGCACACCGGAGCGCCGATCGACTGGCGCCGCGAGGGCCCGCGCTACCGCGACGAGGTCGTCCGGGTGCTGGAGGAGCGCGGCTACGTCGGCTTCGGCGACGGCATCGAGGTCGAGCACGTCACGACGCCGCTGGACTGGGAGGCGCGCGGCATGGCGTACGGCGCCCCGTTCGCCTCGGCGCACTCGTTCCTGCAGACCGGGCCGTTCCGCCCGGGCAACCTGTGGGGCCAGAACGTCGTGTTCACCGGGTCCGGCACCCAGCCCGGAGTCGGCGTCCCGATGGTCCTGGTGTCCGGCCGGCTGGCGGCCGAGCGGGTGACCGGCCGCGACCCCTCGTACCGGTCCCGCGCCGCTCGGTGGTGA
- a CDS encoding polyprenyl synthetase family protein produces MTDSASPLDVEDLRSRVQKTLDVFLARQTGVLEEVSEDLGPMTEALVELMAGGKRLRPAFCYWGWRGAGGADEEPAMVAATALEFLQACALIHDDVMDGSDTRRGLPAAHRRFATLHRGNSWLGSSESFGVGAAILLGDLCLSWADQLLFECGLPGDSVRRAKPVYDGMRSELMAGQYLDLLEQARGGGSVDRALRVVRYKSAKYTIERPLHLGAALAGGSPEVVAAYTAYGLPLGEAFQLRDDVLGVFGDPSETGKPAGDDLREGKRTVLVATALERATPAQAALLRGRLGDPALDAAGIDALRDVIVETGALAEVETLITRFTDESLAAADADVIADPARDVLRGLALAATRRSV; encoded by the coding sequence GTGACCGACTCCGCCTCCCCGCTCGACGTCGAGGACCTGCGCAGCCGGGTCCAGAAGACCCTCGACGTGTTCCTCGCCCGCCAGACCGGCGTGCTGGAGGAGGTCAGCGAGGACCTCGGCCCGATGACCGAGGCCCTGGTCGAGCTGATGGCAGGCGGGAAGCGGCTGCGGCCGGCGTTCTGCTACTGGGGCTGGCGCGGCGCGGGCGGCGCCGACGAGGAGCCCGCGATGGTGGCCGCCACGGCGCTGGAGTTCCTCCAGGCCTGTGCGCTCATCCACGACGACGTGATGGACGGGTCGGACACCCGGCGCGGCCTGCCCGCGGCGCACCGCCGGTTCGCCACGCTGCACCGCGGGAACTCCTGGCTGGGCTCGTCGGAGTCGTTCGGCGTCGGCGCGGCCATCCTGCTCGGTGACCTGTGCCTGTCCTGGGCCGACCAGCTGCTGTTCGAGTGCGGCCTGCCCGGCGACTCCGTGCGCCGGGCCAAGCCGGTGTACGACGGGATGCGCAGCGAGCTCATGGCCGGGCAGTACCTCGACCTGCTCGAGCAGGCCCGCGGCGGCGGCTCCGTGGACCGGGCGCTGCGGGTCGTCCGCTACAAGTCGGCCAAGTACACCATCGAGCGACCGCTGCACCTCGGCGCGGCGCTCGCCGGCGGCTCCCCCGAGGTGGTGGCCGCCTACACCGCGTACGGACTGCCCCTGGGCGAGGCGTTCCAGCTGCGCGACGACGTCCTCGGCGTCTTCGGCGACCCGTCCGAGACCGGCAAGCCGGCCGGGGACGACCTGCGCGAGGGCAAGCGCACGGTCCTGGTGGCGACCGCGCTGGAGCGCGCCACCCCCGCGCAGGCCGCCCTGCTCCGCGGCCGCCTCGGCGACCCCGCCCTGGACGCCGCCGGCATCGACGCGCTGCGCGACGTGATCGTGGAGACCGGGGCGCTCGCCGAGGTCGAGACGCTCATCACCCGCTTCACCGACGAGTCGCTCGCCGCCGCCGACGCCGACGTCATCGCCGACCCGGCGCGCGACGTGCTGCGCGGGCTCGCGCTCGCCGCCACCCGTCGCTCGGTCTGA